Proteins encoded in a region of the Acidobacteriota bacterium genome:
- a CDS encoding isoprenyl transferase: protein MALADVLAGVPKGSPEEAISRRLDFDRLPKHVAIIMDGNGRWAAERHLPRVEGHRAGIDSVRDTVETSARLGLSVLTLYAFSVENWKRPVPEVSALMGLLRHYLRAELKTLLKNNIQFRVIGQLDRLGPDVREELEAAVARTATNTGMVFNIALSYGGRAEIVDAARQAIIRGIAPEALDEDVFSSLLYTAGQPDPDLLIRTSGEMRVSNFLLWQIAYAEIWVTDTFWPDFRARHLLEAVADYQRRDRRYGAVSSDPVGVTN from the coding sequence ATGGCGCTCGCTGATGTGCTGGCCGGCGTGCCGAAGGGATCGCCCGAAGAGGCCATTTCGCGGCGGCTCGACTTCGACCGCTTACCCAAACATGTGGCCATCATCATGGATGGCAACGGCCGATGGGCCGCCGAACGGCACCTGCCGCGTGTGGAAGGGCATCGCGCCGGCATTGACTCGGTGCGCGACACCGTGGAAACCTCGGCGCGGCTCGGACTCTCGGTCCTCACCCTCTACGCATTTTCGGTGGAGAACTGGAAGCGTCCGGTGCCGGAAGTCTCGGCGCTGATGGGTTTGCTTCGGCACTACCTGCGGGCCGAACTCAAAACCCTGCTCAAGAACAACATCCAGTTCCGCGTGATCGGGCAGCTCGACCGCCTCGGTCCCGACGTGCGCGAAGAACTGGAAGCTGCTGTTGCCCGGACCGCGACCAATACCGGGATGGTCTTTAATATCGCGCTCAGTTACGGCGGTCGTGCCGAAATTGTGGATGCGGCGCGGCAGGCGATTATCCGCGGCATCGCGCCAGAGGCGCTTGATGAGGACGTGTTCTCTTCGCTCCTCTATACAGCCGGGCAGCCCGATCCGGACCTGCTGATCCGGACGAGCGGCGAGATGCGCGTGAGCAACTTCCTGCTCTGGCAGATTGCGTATGCGGAAATCTGGGTGACCGATACCTTCTGGCCCGACTTTCGTGCGCGACACCTTCTTGAAGCCGTGGCCGACTATCAGCGGCGCGATCGTCGTTACGGCGCTGTGTCGTCGGACCCGGTCGGAGTCACAAACTAA
- a CDS encoding orotate phosphoribosyltransferase yields the protein MARRPVIDVLALFRQSGALHEGHFRLSSGLHSSGYLQCALVLQHPEHAAPLGSALADALRDLNPTVVLSPALGGLIIGHEVARALGVRAIFAERQESVLTLRRGFTLSADDRVVVIEDVVTTGGSTRETMVVARQAGATVVGAGSIIDRSGGTSSLDVPFRALVALALPTYDPASCPLCAAGQPVTKPGSRA from the coding sequence ATTGCGAGGCGTCCGGTGATTGACGTTCTTGCGCTCTTCCGCCAATCCGGCGCTCTCCACGAAGGGCACTTCCGGCTGTCGTCGGGCCTGCACAGCTCAGGCTACCTGCAGTGCGCGCTTGTGCTGCAGCATCCCGAACATGCGGCGCCGCTGGGCAGCGCGCTGGCCGACGCCCTGCGCGATCTGAACCCCACCGTGGTGTTGTCGCCCGCGCTCGGCGGGTTGATCATCGGTCACGAAGTGGCGCGTGCCCTTGGTGTGCGCGCGATCTTTGCCGAACGGCAGGAAAGCGTCCTCACGCTGCGCCGCGGTTTCACGCTGTCGGCCGATGACCGCGTGGTTGTGATCGAGGACGTGGTGACCACCGGAGGGTCCACGCGCGAGACGATGGTGGTGGCACGGCAGGCCGGCGCCACGGTCGTGGGCGCGGGATCGATCATCGACCGCAGCGGCGGCACGTCATCACTCGACGTGCCGTTCCGCGCTTTGGTCGCGCTGGCGTTGCCGACGTACGATCCCGCGTCGTGCCCGTTGTGCGCGGCGGGGCAGCCCGTGACCAAGCCCGGGTCAAGGGCTTAG
- the rseP gene encoding RIP metalloprotease RseP, with amino-acid sequence MANIIGFFETILPFLFVLGVLIFVHELGHFLVARWYGVKVLAFSLGFGPKLVKVTRGDTEYCISIIPLGGYVKLAGETSEDGPSGDPTEFLSKSKWVRVQVYLAGPIMNILLALILTTAILTQGADVPLYRSSPPVIGIVAADGAGARAGLQAGDRVLRVNGAAVETWDQFDMAVLPKANRELTLAIERGGSYLDIKVTPELVGDIVDFGELKVGPRVRPQVAQVMPDQPAQKAGLLTGDVLVAIGGERGLTREQVIERIQKSAGVPITFTIERGGVAQDLAIVPEKSGDVGVIGVSISGVETRRVDPDLLTAMSMSATQTWEAAVLTVTTLAGLFTTETPVNNLVGPVGIARMSGATAQLGWLPLLGLMSMISLQLGLLNLMPIPILDGGHITIIALEGLARRDFSVKVKERILFAGFALILMLMVTVVFNDVVRLIR; translated from the coding sequence ATGGCCAACATCATCGGGTTCTTCGAGACGATCCTGCCGTTCCTGTTTGTGCTCGGGGTCCTGATCTTCGTCCACGAGCTCGGGCATTTCCTGGTGGCGCGGTGGTACGGCGTCAAGGTGCTCGCCTTTTCGTTGGGATTCGGGCCCAAGCTGGTCAAGGTCACCCGGGGCGACACGGAGTACTGCATCAGCATCATCCCGCTGGGCGGCTACGTGAAGCTGGCGGGTGAAACCTCTGAGGACGGGCCGTCCGGGGACCCGACCGAGTTTCTCTCCAAGAGCAAGTGGGTTCGAGTCCAGGTGTATCTGGCGGGCCCGATCATGAACATTCTGCTGGCGCTCATCCTGACCACCGCGATCCTGACGCAGGGCGCCGATGTGCCGCTGTACCGATCGTCGCCGCCGGTCATCGGCATCGTGGCAGCCGACGGGGCCGGTGCGCGCGCGGGCCTGCAGGCGGGCGACCGCGTGCTGCGGGTGAATGGCGCCGCGGTGGAGACCTGGGACCAGTTCGACATGGCCGTCCTGCCGAAGGCCAACCGGGAGCTGACGCTGGCCATCGAGCGTGGCGGCTCGTACCTGGATATCAAGGTCACCCCGGAGCTCGTGGGAGACATTGTCGATTTCGGCGAGTTGAAGGTCGGCCCCCGAGTGCGGCCGCAGGTGGCGCAGGTGATGCCCGACCAGCCCGCGCAGAAGGCCGGTCTGCTGACTGGCGACGTGCTTGTCGCTATCGGGGGCGAGCGGGGACTGACGCGCGAGCAGGTGATTGAGCGCATCCAGAAGAGCGCCGGCGTGCCCATCACGTTCACGATTGAGCGCGGTGGTGTGGCGCAGGACCTGGCCATCGTGCCCGAAAAGAGCGGCGACGTTGGCGTGATTGGCGTGTCGATTTCCGGGGTGGAGACCCGCCGCGTGGACCCGGACCTGCTGACGGCGATGAGCATGAGCGCGACGCAGACGTGGGAAGCTGCGGTGTTGACCGTCACCACGCTCGCCGGGCTGTTCACCACCGAGACGCCGGTCAACAACCTTGTGGGTCCGGTGGGCATCGCGCGGATGTCTGGCGCCACGGCCCAGCTCGGCTGGCTCCCGCTGCTGGGTCTGATGTCGATGATCAGTCTTCAGCTCGGCCTGCTGAACCTGATGCCCATTCCCATCCTCGACGGCGGCCACATCACGATCATCGCCCTCGAAGGCCTGGCCCGTCGCGACTTCAGCGTGAAGGTCAAGGAGCGGATCCTCTTTGCGGGCTTCGCGCTCATCCTCATGCTGATGGTTACTGTGGTCTTTAACGACGTGGTGCGGTTGATCCGGTAG
- a CDS encoding phosphatidate cytidylyltransferase, producing the protein MTRVLSAVVLVAIVGGVLWFGPWWATLALAALVAALAAGEVAGFSSAVGAPVPVLFVAVAAMAACAVVPIGMANGAAIVVVLLALVVGAGIVTMAGGPPSPAMITAAAVTVMAPLYVGLPMGALVWIDVVFGPRPVIFLIATIAISDSAQYFTGRAFGRRKLAPAISPAKTIEGAVGGLVAAAITGALLGPVWGQVVSPLEGIALGLMLCVIGITGDLFESLLKRSAGVKDSSALIPGHGGVLDRIDAYLFAVPAYLLFLSYVGRYAA; encoded by the coding sequence GTGACCCGCGTCCTCAGCGCCGTCGTACTCGTCGCGATCGTCGGCGGGGTCCTGTGGTTCGGGCCCTGGTGGGCCACGCTCGCCCTGGCCGCGCTCGTCGCCGCACTGGCCGCAGGCGAGGTGGCCGGCTTCTCATCCGCAGTCGGCGCTCCGGTCCCTGTCCTCTTCGTCGCGGTGGCGGCCATGGCCGCATGTGCGGTTGTGCCCATCGGTATGGCGAACGGTGCCGCGATTGTCGTGGTGCTGCTGGCCCTGGTGGTGGGCGCCGGCATTGTCACGATGGCCGGAGGCCCGCCGTCCCCGGCCATGATTACCGCCGCGGCAGTCACGGTGATGGCGCCTTTGTATGTGGGCCTTCCGATGGGCGCGCTCGTGTGGATCGACGTGGTGTTTGGCCCCCGCCCCGTGATCTTCCTCATCGCGACCATCGCGATCAGTGATTCGGCGCAGTACTTCACCGGCCGCGCATTCGGCCGTCGGAAGCTGGCGCCTGCGATCAGCCCCGCCAAGACGATTGAAGGCGCCGTTGGAGGTCTGGTGGCCGCGGCCATTACCGGCGCCCTCCTGGGGCCTGTGTGGGGCCAGGTGGTGTCACCTCTCGAGGGGATCGCCCTGGGTCTGATGTTGTGCGTCATCGGAATCACGGGTGACCTCTTCGAGTCGCTGCTCAAACGCAGCGCGGGCGTCAAAGACAGTTCGGCGCTGATTCCCGGACACGGCGGCGTGCTCGATCGCATCGACGCGTATCTGTTTGCCGTCCCCGCGTACCTGCTGTTCCTTTCTTATGTTGGCCGGTACGCCGCATGA
- a CDS encoding 1-deoxy-D-xylulose-5-phosphate reductoisomerase produces MIRIAILGSTGSIGQSALSVVDAHADRLQVVALAAGHNTSRLAEQVRKYRPSLVSVATEEGLADLKALVPPGARPGALESGPQGLLTAATHPDVDVVLCASSGAAGLEAALAAIDHGKTVALANKEVLVMAGALMVDAARSRGVSLLPVDSEHNAIHQCLHGRTAGELRRLILTASGGPFRGWTADDLARVTPADALRHPTWQMGKKITVDSSTLMNKGLEVIEARWLFDVTPQQIAVVVHPQSIVHSMVELRDGSVIAQLGVTDMRLPIQYAFSYPDRWDAPVPALDVTRMGQLDFMPPDPDRFRCLRLAYDALEHGGAWPAVLNAANEVAVEAFLTGRLGFLQIPVVIERALEAAGRETSVPRSLADVRATDAWARHHAAETAGLLPSS; encoded by the coding sequence ATGATTCGCATCGCCATTCTCGGCTCCACCGGATCGATCGGCCAGAGCGCCCTGTCGGTGGTGGACGCCCACGCCGATCGCCTGCAGGTTGTTGCCCTCGCGGCCGGTCACAACACCTCTCGTCTAGCCGAACAGGTGCGCAAGTACCGGCCGTCACTGGTCAGCGTCGCCACAGAAGAGGGCCTGGCCGACCTGAAGGCGCTGGTGCCGCCCGGTGCGCGGCCCGGAGCGCTCGAATCGGGCCCGCAGGGGTTGCTCACGGCCGCCACACATCCCGATGTGGACGTGGTCCTGTGCGCGTCGTCGGGTGCGGCGGGCCTCGAGGCGGCGCTCGCGGCCATCGACCACGGCAAGACCGTGGCACTGGCCAACAAGGAAGTGCTCGTGATGGCCGGCGCCCTCATGGTCGATGCGGCGCGAAGCCGCGGCGTGTCGCTCCTGCCCGTGGACTCCGAACACAACGCCATCCACCAGTGTCTGCACGGCCGCACGGCCGGCGAACTGCGGCGGCTGATTCTCACCGCATCGGGCGGCCCATTCCGCGGGTGGACGGCCGACGACCTCGCGCGAGTGACGCCCGCCGATGCGCTTCGTCATCCCACGTGGCAGATGGGGAAGAAGATCACGGTGGATTCGTCCACGTTGATGAACAAGGGCCTCGAAGTGATCGAGGCGCGGTGGTTGTTTGACGTGACGCCGCAGCAGATTGCGGTGGTCGTCCACCCACAGTCGATCGTGCACTCCATGGTGGAGCTGCGTGACGGGTCGGTGATCGCGCAACTGGGTGTCACGGACATGCGCCTGCCAATCCAGTACGCCTTCTCGTATCCCGATCGCTGGGATGCGCCGGTCCCCGCGCTCGACGTGACGCGGATGGGCCAGCTCGACTTCATGCCGCCCGACCCCGACCGGTTCCGGTGCCTGCGGCTGGCGTATGACGCGCTCGAGCACGGCGGCGCGTGGCCCGCCGTCCTGAATGCCGCAAACGAGGTGGCCGTGGAGGCCTTCCTGACAGGGCGGCTCGGGTTCCTTCAAATTCCCGTGGTCATCGAACGCGCGCTCGAGGCGGCTGGCCGTGAAACCAGCGTGCCCCGTTCATTGGCCGATGTCAGGGCCACCGACGCCTGGGCCCGGCACCATGCGGCTGAAACCGCCGGTCTGCTACCATCGTCATAG
- the truA gene encoding tRNA pseudouridine(38-40) synthase TruA, whose translation MRVLRLVVAYDGTRFCGWQRQENGPTIQAAIEDAMQPFSARPLFGAGRTDAGVHALGQVASLECDTAHSVDVIRRAINVKLDRDIRVLDVADAAEGFNARFDATGKTYRYRIATGEVVSPFAHRYVWQAPQPLDVPAMQAATSALIGKHDFSAFMSSGSDVLDTVRTVDRAELRVNGDELVFEVHGDGFLRHMVRAIVGTLVEVGAGRRDLSSMAALIESRDRGQAGDTAPAQGLTLVSVDYP comes from the coding sequence ATGAGGGTCCTGCGGCTGGTCGTCGCCTACGACGGCACGCGCTTTTGCGGGTGGCAGCGGCAAGAGAACGGTCCCACGATCCAGGCGGCGATCGAAGACGCGATGCAGCCGTTCTCGGCGCGACCGCTGTTCGGCGCGGGGCGCACGGATGCCGGCGTGCACGCGCTTGGGCAGGTGGCGTCACTCGAGTGTGACACCGCGCATTCCGTTGACGTGATCCGGCGGGCGATCAACGTCAAGCTGGACCGCGACATCCGCGTGCTTGACGTGGCCGATGCGGCGGAAGGGTTCAACGCCCGCTTCGACGCCACCGGCAAGACCTACCGCTATCGCATTGCCACCGGCGAAGTGGTGTCGCCGTTCGCGCATCGATACGTATGGCAGGCGCCGCAACCGCTGGATGTGCCCGCGATGCAGGCCGCCACGTCCGCGCTCATCGGGAAACATGATTTTTCCGCGTTCATGTCCAGCGGTTCCGACGTGCTCGACACGGTCCGGACGGTCGATCGCGCCGAACTGCGCGTGAACGGCGACGAACTGGTGTTCGAGGTGCACGGTGACGGCTTCCTGCGCCACATGGTGCGCGCCATTGTCGGCACGCTGGTGGAGGTGGGGGCCGGCCGCAGGGATCTCTCGTCCATGGCCGCCCTCATTGAGTCGCGGGACCGTGGGCAGGCGGGTGATACGGCCCCGGCGCAGGGGCTGACGCTCGTCTCGGTGGACTACCCGTAG